A genomic stretch from Peromyscus eremicus chromosome 6, PerEre_H2_v1, whole genome shotgun sequence includes:
- the Mrps21 gene encoding small ribosomal subunit protein bS21m — translation MAKHLKFIARTVMVQEGNVEGAYRTLNRILTADGLTEVIKRRRYYEKPCRRRQRESYEACRRIYNMEMARKINFLMRKTRADPWQGC, via the exons ATGGCTAAACACCTGAAATTCATTGCCAGGACTGTGATGGTTCAGGAGGGGAACGTGGAAGGTGCATACAGAACCCTGAACAG AATCCTCACTGCCGATGGGCTTACCGAGGTCATAAAGCGACGGCGCTACTATGAGAAGccctgccgccgccgccagcGGGAGAGCTATGAAGCGTGCCGGAGGATCTACAACATGGAAATGGCTCGCAAGATTAACTTCTTGATGCGAAAGACCCGGGCCGATCCATGGCAGGGCTGCTAA
- the Ciart gene encoding circadian-associated transcriptional repressor, with the protein MGCECRYLESRVAGKLANESTRPRRADQSRAHRKTDPDRESGLVRPQIWVLRGIASPGRRDHRQTDRRRAPDVAGSDLWYYKSCSSAPAPGPMDSPSSISSYSSSSLSSSFSTSPVSSDSGFPSDNDREGKSTQGLRPDAVGQRGASQPSPGPIRCRHRPRISSNQPTASHLEQRGSRVKRSRDGELETRLHTRGCTTEGDLLFAQKCKELQGFIRPLTDLLNGLKMGRFDKGLSSFQQSVAMDRIQRIVGVLQKPQMGERYLGTLLQVEGMLKTWFPHVAAQKSSLGGSRHQISKHFPSHQSDSAASSPAPLTEKLGQTQLGHFVLNPEQPWHLTEWPAMNLTWIHSTPICNPPLSAQGSTSGHSSSGSGASIGVILVLQKGGQPFTRSAPGTPTPPATLSPVTPGELKRPSGDGEGPCCHSLPATVPPDGSCTLCPPVLPTTVGEMAAGPRDPHMSSHPAAAPALSP; encoded by the exons ATGGGCTGTGAGTGTCGGTATCTGGAGTCACGTGTTGCCGGCAAGCTAGCCAATGAGAGCACAAG ACCCAGGCGAGCAGACCAGAGCCGGGCGCACCGGAAGACTGACCCGGACCGAGAGAGTGGGCTTGTGAGACCGCAGATCTGGGTGTTGAGAGGAATTGCATCACCTGGAAGGCGCGACCACAGACAGACTGACCGGCGCAGGGCGCCTGACG TTGCAGGTTCTGATCTTTGGTACTACAAGAGCTGCTCTTCAGCCCCTGCTCCTGGGCCTATGGATTCTCCATCTAGCATTTCTTcttattcctcctcctctctctcctcgtCGTTTTCCACATCCCCTGTGAGCAGTGACTCTGGCTTCCCCTCTGATAATGACAGGGAGGGCAAGAGCACCCAAGGGCTCAGGCCAGACGCTGTTGGGCAAAGGGGAGCCTCCCAGCCCAGTCCAGGCCCTATCCGTTGCAGACATCGACCCAGGATTTCTAGTAACCAGCCTACAGCCTCTCATCTGGAACAGCGAGGATCTAGGGTCAAAAGATCAAGAGACGGTGAATTGGAGACCCGTCTACACACCCGGGGATGTACCACAGAGGGAGACCTGCTTTTTGCTCAAAAG TGTAAAGAACTCCAAGGGTTCATACGGCCCCTCACAGACCTACTGAATGGACTGAAAATGGGCCGCTTTGACAAAG GATTGAGTAGCTTCCAGCAGAGTGTGGCCATGGACCGGATCCAGCGTATCGTGGGGGTTTTACAGAAGCCTCAGATGGG AGAACGGTATCTAGGGACCTTGCTCCAAGTGGAAGGGATGTTAAAGACATGGTTCCCTCATGTGGCTGCCCAGAAGTCATCCTTAGGAGGTAGCAGGCATCAGATAAGCAAG CACTTTCCAAGCCACCAGAGTGACTCAGCTGCTTCCTCTCCTGCACCTCTCACGGAGAAGCTGGGCCAGACACAACTAGGACATTTCGTTTTGAACCCGGAGCAGCCTTGGCATCTTACAGAATGGCCAGCGATGAACCTCACCTGGATTCACAGCACCCCCATTTGTAACCCCCCCCTCAGTGCCCAAGGCTCCACCTCTGGCCACAGTTCCTCAGGCTCTGGGGCCAGCATTGGTGTCATCCTCGTCCTCCAGAAAGGAGGCCAGCCCTTCACCCGCTCTGCCCCAGGCACTCCCACCCCACCAGCCACACTGTCTCCTGTCACCCCTGGTGAGCTGAAGAGACCGTCTGGAGATGGAGAGGGGCCTTGTTGCCACAGTTTGCCAGCAACGGTGCCACCAGACGGCAGCTGCACCCTCTGTCCCCCTGTCCTCCCTACCACTGTCGGAGAGATGGCGGCAGGACCCCGAGACCCACACATGAGCAGTCATCCTGCAGCTGCCCCAGCCCTCAGCCCCTGA